A genome region from Pseudomonas helmanticensis includes the following:
- a CDS encoding arylsulfatase, translated as MPQRPNFLVILADDLGFSDIGAFGGEIATPHLDALANNGLRLTDFHTAPTCSPTRSMLLTGTDHHIAGIGTMAETLTPDLIGKPGYEGYLNDRVVALPELLREAGYQTLMSGKWHLGLKAELAPHARGFERSFSLLPGAANHYGFEPTYDEQTPGLLKSTPALYIEDDTFIDELPKDFYSSDAFGDKLLQYLKERDQTRPFFAYLPFSAPHWPLQAPADIVEKYRGRYDAGPEVLRLERLEKLKELGLIEPDVEPHPLIQLTQQWDALSAEQKQISARAMEVYAAMVERMDWNIGRVVDYLRQQGQLDNTFILFMSDNGAEGALLEAFPKFGPELVTYLSQHYDNSLDNIGRANSYVWYGPNWAQVATAPSRLFKAFTTEGGIRVPALLHYPQLALKGQISHGFGTVMDITPTILDLAGVRHPGKLWHGKPVAPLRGKSWLGFLSGETAQVHDEHTVTGWELFGRRAIRQGSWKAVWIPGPVGPATWQLYDLSSDPGEIHDLAVSQPEKLSALIGHWQQYVEETGVILSESPFQPD; from the coding sequence ATGCCGCAACGTCCCAATTTTCTGGTGATTCTGGCCGACGATCTCGGCTTCTCCGACATCGGTGCGTTCGGCGGCGAAATCGCCACGCCGCACCTTGATGCCCTGGCCAACAACGGCCTGCGCCTCACCGATTTTCATACCGCACCGACCTGCTCGCCGACCCGCTCGATGTTGCTCACCGGTACCGACCACCACATCGCCGGCATCGGCACCATGGCCGAAACGCTGACCCCGGATCTGATCGGCAAGCCGGGTTACGAGGGCTACCTCAACGACCGCGTCGTCGCCTTGCCGGAACTGCTGCGCGAGGCCGGATACCAGACGTTGATGAGCGGCAAATGGCACTTGGGCCTGAAAGCCGAACTGGCGCCGCATGCGCGCGGTTTCGAGCGCTCGTTTTCGCTGCTGCCCGGCGCGGCCAACCACTACGGTTTCGAGCCGACCTACGATGAGCAAACCCCCGGCCTGCTGAAATCCACCCCGGCGCTGTACATCGAAGACGACACCTTCATCGACGAATTGCCAAAGGATTTCTATTCCTCCGATGCCTTTGGCGACAAGTTGCTGCAATACCTCAAGGAACGTGACCAGACCCGGCCGTTCTTCGCTTACTTGCCATTCTCCGCGCCGCACTGGCCGTTGCAGGCACCCGCCGATATCGTCGAGAAATACCGTGGCCGCTATGACGCTGGCCCGGAAGTGTTGCGCCTGGAACGACTGGAAAAACTCAAAGAACTCGGCCTGATCGAGCCGGACGTTGAGCCGCATCCGCTGATTCAGTTGACCCAGCAATGGGACGCGCTGAGCGCGGAGCAAAAACAGATCTCCGCACGGGCGATGGAGGTCTATGCAGCGATGGTCGAGCGCATGGACTGGAACATCGGCCGGGTGGTCGATTATCTGCGCCAGCAAGGGCAGCTCGACAACACGTTCATCCTGTTCATGTCCGACAACGGTGCCGAAGGCGCGCTGCTGGAAGCGTTCCCCAAGTTCGGCCCGGAACTGGTGACGTATCTCAGCCAGCACTACGACAACAGCCTCGACAACATTGGCCGGGCCAATTCCTACGTGTGGTACGGGCCGAACTGGGCGCAGGTAGCGACCGCGCCATCGCGGTTGTTCAAGGCGTTTACTACTGAGGGCGGGATTCGCGTGCCGGCGCTGCTGCACTATCCGCAGTTGGCGCTCAAAGGGCAGATCAGCCATGGCTTCGGCACAGTGATGGACATCACGCCGACGATTCTCGATCTGGCGGGCGTGCGTCATCCGGGCAAGCTCTGGCACGGCAAACCGGTGGCGCCGCTGCGTGGCAAATCGTGGCTGGGGTTCTTGTCGGGCGAGACCGCGCAGGTGCATGACGAACACACGGTGACGGGTTGGGAATTGTTTGGGCGAAGGGCGATTCGGCAGGGGTCGTGGAAAGCGGTGTGGATCCCGGGGCCGGTAGGACCGGCGACCTGGCAGCTTTATGATTTGAGCAGTGATCCGGGAGAGATTCATGACCTGGCGGTGAGCCAACCGGAGAAGCTCAGCGCGTTGATCGGGCATTGGCAGCAGTATGTCGAGGAGACCGGGGTGATTTTGAGTGAGTCGCCGTTTCAGCCGGATTGA
- a CDS encoding fatty acid desaturase: MDGTSASLQRHNAAQRSAHIREVVLAKGVELRERYPILKHQDALGAGILALALIGMIGSAALYISGHMAWWVCLLLNAFFASLTHELEHDLIHSMYFRKQRVPHNLMMGLVWLARPSTINPWIRRHLHLNHHKVSGTETDMEERAITNGEPWGFARLLMVGDNVMSAFIRMLRAKTWAHKSSIIKRTLKVYAPLALVHWGAWYVFLGFHAANGVAYLLGAPIEWSATTLSVMQVIDIAAVVIIGPNVLRTFCLHFISSNMHYYGDVELGNVLQQCQVLNPWWLWPLQAFCFNFGSSHGIHHFVVKEPFYIRQMTVPVAHKVMREMGVRFNDFGTFGRANRFVRRDEIAVAGEAVEA; encoded by the coding sequence ATGGACGGTACTTCTGCAAGTCTCCAGCGACACAATGCGGCCCAGCGATCAGCGCATATTCGCGAAGTGGTGCTGGCCAAAGGCGTCGAACTGCGCGAGCGCTACCCGATTCTCAAGCATCAGGACGCGTTGGGCGCGGGGATTCTGGCCTTGGCCCTGATCGGGATGATCGGCTCGGCGGCGCTGTACATCAGCGGCCATATGGCGTGGTGGGTGTGCCTGTTGCTCAATGCGTTTTTCGCTTCGCTGACCCATGAGCTGGAGCATGACCTGATCCACAGCATGTATTTCCGCAAGCAACGCGTGCCGCACAATTTGATGATGGGCCTGGTGTGGCTGGCGCGGCCGAGCACGATCAATCCGTGGATTCGTCGGCATCTGCACCTCAATCACCACAAGGTCTCCGGCACCGAAACCGACATGGAAGAGCGCGCGATCACCAACGGCGAGCCGTGGGGTTTTGCACGGTTGCTGATGGTCGGCGACAACGTGATGTCGGCGTTTATCCGCATGCTCCGAGCCAAGACCTGGGCGCACAAGTCCAGCATCATCAAACGCACGTTGAAGGTCTACGCGCCGCTGGCGCTGGTGCATTGGGGCGCTTGGTATGTGTTCCTGGGCTTCCATGCGGCCAATGGCGTTGCGTATCTGCTGGGCGCGCCGATTGAATGGTCAGCGACGACGTTGTCGGTGATGCAGGTGATCGATATCGCTGCCGTGGTGATCATCGGCCCGAACGTGTTGCGTACGTTCTGCCTGCACTTCATCAGCTCGAACATGCATTACTACGGGGACGTTGAACTGGGCAACGTGCTGCAGCAGTGTCAGGTGCTGAACCCCTGGTGGTTGTGGCCGTTGCAGGCGTTCTGCTTCAACTTTGGCAGCAGCCACGGGATTCATCATTTTGTGGTGAAGGAGCCGTTTTATATCCGCCAGATGACCGTGCCGGTGGCGCATAAGGTGATGCGCGAGATGGGCGTGCGGTTTAATGATTTCGGCACGTTTGGGCGGGCGAACCGGTTTGTTCGCAGGGATGAAATCGCGGTGGCTGGGGAGGCGGTGGAGGCCTGA
- a CDS encoding AraC family transcriptional regulator, which produces MKEPTSLASWTRALRKQLDALGLDSIALCQQAGLDPQLMDDPNARYPLSGTTRLWEIAVQVSGDPAIGLRVSRFVSPTTFHALGYALVASGSLREVFERIVRYHPVVSDALELELSRSDDRYQFRLKIPSGNPAPAFEAIDAFAAIYVRTCRNRLGRDYAPLAVYLRRPEPADAHQWHKVFRAPVHFGCAEDRLEFALADFDSHLDDANPELAEHNEAVLKRTMAQLKPLTWERKVRDAIEEQLPEGEPSAERIAQALHLSLRSLQRHLADEGCRFDTLLNESRENLALLHLRDPQCSLSEVSYLLGFADTSSFSRAFKRWTGMTPGQFRDGLR; this is translated from the coding sequence ATGAAGGAACCGACCTCCCTCGCCAGCTGGACCCGTGCCTTGCGCAAGCAACTCGACGCGCTGGGACTGGACAGCATTGCCCTGTGCCAACAGGCCGGGCTCGATCCGCAGTTGATGGACGACCCCAACGCGCGCTATCCACTGTCCGGCACTACCCGCCTGTGGGAAATCGCCGTGCAGGTCAGCGGCGACCCGGCGATTGGTCTGCGGGTGTCGCGGTTCGTCAGCCCGACCACCTTTCATGCGCTCGGATATGCGCTGGTCGCCAGCGGCAGTTTGCGGGAAGTGTTTGAACGTATCGTGCGTTATCACCCGGTGGTCAGCGATGCGCTGGAACTGGAGCTGAGTCGTAGCGATGATCGCTATCAATTTCGTCTGAAAATTCCGTCAGGCAATCCGGCGCCGGCCTTCGAAGCCATCGATGCGTTCGCCGCAATCTATGTGCGCACCTGCCGCAATCGCCTCGGCCGCGATTACGCGCCGCTGGCCGTTTATCTGCGCCGCCCGGAGCCGGCCGACGCGCACCAATGGCACAAAGTCTTCCGCGCCCCGGTGCATTTCGGCTGTGCCGAGGATCGCCTGGAGTTCGCCCTCGCCGACTTCGACAGCCACCTCGACGACGCCAACCCGGAACTCGCCGAGCACAATGAAGCCGTGCTCAAACGCACGATGGCCCAGCTCAAACCGCTGACCTGGGAGCGCAAGGTGCGCGATGCCATTGAAGAACAATTGCCGGAAGGTGAGCCAAGTGCTGAACGGATTGCCCAGGCGCTGCACCTGAGTTTGCGCAGCTTGCAAAGGCATCTGGCGGATGAGGGTTGTCGCTTTGATACCTTATTGAACGAGAGCCGCGAGAATCTGGCGCTGCTGCACCTGCGCGATCCGCAGTGTTCGCTGAGTGAGGTGAGTTATCTGCTGGGGTTCGCTGATACCAGCAGCTTCAGCCGCGCGTTCAAGCGCTGGACGGGGATGACGCCGGGGCAGTTTCGGGATGGGTTGCGCTGA
- a CDS encoding type II toxin-antitoxin system HipA family toxin → MTESSDRLNVSVGGQAVGTLARGQDRVDSVFNYREEASAENAVSLTMPSRLESYGWEHGIHPVFEMNLPEGALRDELVRRFSKAVRGFDDFALLAIVGPYQLGRLSIAGASMTDRPPETSLADLLVHDGAQDLFEDLLQTYGQYSGVSGVQPKVLVRDSAAAIDRLTHRGSTHLVKAFRADEYPQLATNEYFCMRAAQHSGLEVPQFELSEHGKFLVIERFDLSATGYLGFEDFCVLNGWPSKAKYDGSYEGAARQIKAFVSPALLNQALEAFFKIVALSAGLKNGDAHLKNFGVLYEDCGEKSTIRLAPAYDIITTSVYIKHDSMALLLGGSKAWPKHKMLVRFGRTVCNLTEARCSELLLQVANGMLVAMGEMAEYSATHPAFAEMGAAMIEQWSSGMERSLAKG, encoded by the coding sequence ATGACTGAGTCATCGGATCGATTAAACGTCAGTGTCGGCGGACAAGCGGTGGGAACGTTGGCGCGCGGGCAAGATCGAGTCGACAGCGTCTTCAATTACCGCGAAGAAGCCAGTGCTGAGAATGCCGTGTCACTGACAATGCCGTCCCGGTTGGAAAGTTATGGTTGGGAGCATGGCATTCATCCGGTTTTCGAGATGAACCTGCCCGAAGGCGCGCTTCGTGATGAGCTGGTCCGGCGTTTCAGCAAAGCGGTTCGCGGCTTCGATGACTTTGCATTGCTGGCCATTGTCGGCCCCTATCAGCTCGGTCGATTATCCATTGCCGGCGCATCGATGACGGATCGCCCGCCTGAAACGTCGCTTGCCGATCTGCTGGTTCACGATGGTGCGCAAGACTTGTTCGAGGATCTGTTGCAAACCTATGGCCAGTATTCCGGGGTATCAGGAGTGCAGCCCAAAGTACTGGTGCGTGACAGTGCGGCTGCGATTGATCGCCTGACTCATCGGGGATCCACTCATCTGGTTAAAGCTTTTCGCGCCGATGAATATCCGCAGTTGGCAACCAACGAATACTTTTGCATGCGTGCTGCGCAACACAGCGGGCTTGAGGTGCCGCAGTTTGAGCTGAGCGAACATGGCAAGTTTCTGGTTATCGAGCGCTTTGACCTGAGCGCTACAGGCTACCTCGGTTTTGAGGACTTTTGCGTGCTCAACGGTTGGCCCTCGAAAGCCAAATACGACGGCTCTTACGAAGGCGCGGCCCGGCAGATCAAAGCATTTGTTTCGCCTGCATTGCTCAATCAGGCGCTGGAAGCATTTTTCAAAATTGTGGCTTTGTCCGCAGGCTTGAAAAACGGCGATGCACATCTAAAAAACTTCGGTGTGTTGTACGAAGACTGTGGCGAGAAATCGACAATCAGACTCGCGCCCGCATACGACATCATCACCACGTCGGTCTACATAAAGCACGACAGCATGGCGTTGCTCTTGGGTGGCTCGAAGGCTTGGCCCAAGCACAAAATGCTGGTGCGTTTTGGCCGGACGGTCTGCAACCTGACTGAGGCGCGTTGCAGTGAATTACTGCTGCAAGTTGCTAACGGCATGCTGGTGGCGATGGGCGAAATGGCGGAGTACAGCGCAACTCATCCAGCTTTCGCCGAGATGGGGGCTGCCATGATCGAACAATGGTCGTCCGGTATGGAGCGAAGTCTGGCTAAAGGCTGA
- a CDS encoding helix-turn-helix domain-containing protein: protein MEQLGELIKALRKANKMTQQALAQQYGMSRATISGIENNTIAEIGLRKVEAILNGFGYELTAAPRQARRPTLDTLQKVSFHD, encoded by the coding sequence ATGGAACAGCTAGGCGAACTAATCAAAGCCCTGCGCAAGGCGAACAAAATGACCCAACAGGCATTGGCTCAGCAATACGGAATGAGCCGCGCGACGATCTCGGGGATAGAAAACAACACCATTGCGGAAATCGGCCTGCGCAAAGTCGAAGCGATCCTCAACGGGTTTGGCTATGAGCTGACTGCGGCTCCACGGCAGGCTCGCCGCCCGACACTCGATACGCTGCAAAAGGTCAGCTTCCATGACTGA
- a CDS encoding heavy metal sensor histidine kinase — translation MRSRSIAWRLALAFALVCALVLSAIGVFLYRSLASEIAYRDDLALLGRLEQVRALLADSDSLGALQARPRLYQNMLGNLDSLLLVLRADGSSVIAINPRQRDLPALNAIPREHTPQRSDVLTWQAPDGAELALLSGAAQGPNGEPLTVIAGKVLSEREQMLGSYRMRLYLSVGLGALLAFALGLLLLRRGLQPLRQLSEAVRGIDLRSLDQRLPANGTPAELLEPVQALNGMLARLDDSVQRLSQFSADLAHEIRTPLHTLLASNGQALNHPRSTAEYQEVLASNMEEFERLKRMAENLMFLARAEQAERALNLQTLDLHSVGSELCDYFEALADDRDLRLDNRLLGELFADQQLLQRALGNLLANAVRHADRGSVISLRRRDEPGECWLQVHNHGQAIAPEHLGKLFDRFYRVDPSRAEPGDSGGLGLAIVQSIMQLHGGQVRVSSDADGTVFELGFVLSK, via the coding sequence ATGCGCTCTAGGTCGATCGCCTGGCGCCTGGCGCTGGCGTTCGCACTGGTCTGCGCGTTGGTGCTGAGCGCGATTGGCGTATTTCTCTACCGTTCGCTCGCGTCGGAAATCGCCTATCGCGACGACCTCGCGTTGCTCGGTCGACTGGAGCAAGTGCGCGCCTTGCTCGCCGACAGCGACAGCCTGGGTGCCTTGCAGGCGCGACCACGGCTGTATCAGAACATGCTTGGCAATCTCGACAGTCTGCTGCTGGTGCTGCGTGCCGACGGTTCAAGCGTGATCGCGATCAATCCCCGTCAACGCGATTTGCCTGCGCTGAACGCCATCCCCCGCGAGCACACGCCACAGCGTTCCGATGTACTCACGTGGCAAGCGCCGGACGGTGCTGAACTGGCGCTGTTGTCCGGCGCGGCGCAAGGGCCGAACGGCGAGCCGCTGACGGTGATCGCCGGCAAAGTGCTGAGTGAGCGCGAGCAGATGCTCGGCAGCTATCGCATGCGCTTGTACCTGTCGGTGGGACTGGGCGCGTTGCTCGCTTTTGCCTTGGGCTTGCTGTTGCTGCGCCGGGGCCTGCAACCGTTGCGGCAGTTGAGCGAAGCGGTGCGCGGCATCGATCTGCGCAGCCTCGATCAACGCTTGCCCGCCAATGGCACGCCTGCCGAACTGCTCGAACCGGTGCAGGCGCTCAACGGCATGCTGGCGCGGCTGGACGACAGCGTGCAGCGCCTGTCGCAGTTCTCCGCGGACCTCGCCCACGAAATCCGCACGCCGTTGCACACCTTGCTCGCCAGTAACGGCCAGGCACTGAATCATCCGCGCAGCACGGCGGAGTATCAGGAAGTTCTGGCTTCGAATATGGAAGAGTTTGAACGGCTCAAGCGCATGGCGGAAAACCTGATGTTTCTCGCTCGTGCAGAACAGGCTGAGCGCGCGCTGAATCTGCAAACGCTGGATTTGCACAGTGTTGGTAGCGAGTTGTGTGATTATTTTGAAGCGTTGGCCGATGACCGCGATCTGCGGCTGGACAATCGACTGCTCGGTGAATTGTTTGCCGATCAGCAACTGTTGCAGCGGGCGCTCGGCAATCTGTTGGCCAATGCTGTGCGTCACGCTGATCGCGGATCGGTAATCAGTTTGCGTCGTCGCGACGAGCCAGGTGAGTGCTGGTTGCAGGTTCACAACCATGGCCAGGCGATTGCGCCGGAGCATTTGGGCAAGCTGTTCGACCGCTTCTACCGCGTTGATCCTTCACGAGCAGAGCCGGGGGATTCGGGTGGGCTGGGTTTGGCGATCGTGCAGTCGATCATGCAGTTGCATGGGGGACAGGTTCGGGTCAGCAGTGATGCTGACGGCACTGTTTTTGAGCTGGGGTTTGTGCTGAGCAAGTGA
- a CDS encoding heavy metal response regulator transcription factor, which translates to MRLLVVEDEAKTANFLAKGLGESGFAVDVALNGLDGRYFIEQQEYDLIILDVMLPGLNGWQLLQLIRQRSATPVLFLTAKDAIEDRVRGLELGADDYLLKPFAFAELLARVRTLLRRGPMREAESYSIADLEIDVLRRRVSRGGQRISLTNKEFALLQLLASRQGEVLSRTLIASQVWNLNFDSDTNMVEVAVRRLRAKVDDPYMPKLIHTVRGVGYQLEAPDDAL; encoded by the coding sequence ATGCGTTTGCTGGTCGTAGAAGATGAAGCCAAAACCGCGAATTTCCTCGCCAAAGGCCTGGGCGAGTCGGGTTTTGCCGTGGACGTGGCGCTCAATGGTCTCGATGGCCGTTACTTCATTGAGCAGCAGGAATACGACCTGATCATCCTCGACGTGATGCTCCCCGGCCTCAACGGCTGGCAGTTGCTGCAACTGATCCGCCAGCGCAGCGCAACGCCGGTGTTGTTCCTGACGGCCAAGGACGCCATTGAAGACCGCGTACGCGGCCTCGAACTGGGTGCCGACGACTATCTGCTGAAACCCTTCGCCTTCGCCGAACTGCTCGCGCGCGTGCGCACATTGCTGCGCCGTGGGCCGATGCGTGAAGCCGAGTCGTACAGCATCGCCGATCTGGAAATCGACGTGCTGCGCCGTCGCGTCAGTCGCGGTGGTCAGCGCATTTCCCTGACCAATAAAGAGTTCGCCCTGCTGCAACTGCTCGCCAGTCGCCAAGGCGAAGTGCTGTCGCGCACGTTGATCGCCTCGCAGGTGTGGAACCTGAATTTCGACAGCGACACCAACATGGTCGAAGTAGCAGTGCGACGTCTGCGCGCGAAAGTCGATGACCCGTACATGCCGAAACTGATCCACACCGTGCGCGGCGTCGGTTATCAGCTGGAAGCTCCCGACGATGCGCTCTAG
- a CDS encoding GlcG/HbpS family heme-binding protein, whose protein sequence is MTVKYLVASLAFSLSASVFASPELPRHADLDLKTAQLLANTAMSNCTGTVSVLDRGGNLLVTLRGDGVGPHNTAASQRKAYTALSTKTATRLFAERARNNPETANLNTLDELLLLGGGIPLFAADELVGAMGVAGSGGGEQDENCALKAAEKTGLATTRSQ, encoded by the coding sequence ATGACCGTCAAATACCTTGTCGCCAGCCTCGCCTTCAGCCTCAGCGCCAGCGTGTTCGCAAGCCCTGAACTGCCGCGCCATGCCGACCTCGACCTGAAAACCGCGCAACTGCTGGCCAACACGGCAATGAGCAATTGCACCGGCACCGTGTCGGTGCTCGACCGTGGGGGCAACCTGCTGGTGACCTTGCGCGGCGACGGTGTCGGCCCGCACAACACTGCCGCCAGCCAGCGCAAGGCGTACACCGCGCTGTCGACGAAAACCGCGACCCGGTTGTTTGCCGAACGTGCTCGCAACAACCCGGAAACCGCCAACCTCAACACCCTCGACGAGTTGCTGTTGCTCGGTGGCGGAATTCCGCTGTTCGCCGCTGATGAGCTGGTTGGCGCCATGGGCGTGGCCGGTTCCGGCGGCGGCGAGCAAGACGAAAACTGTGCGCTCAAGGCTGCCGAAAAAACCGGTCTGGCCACCACCCGTTCCCAATAA
- the uraH gene encoding hydroxyisourate hydrolase, which translates to MNTLRMTFAALGMSAFSSLALAAGNPLSVHVLNLENGLPSPGIDVTLEKHVGQNWQPLAQGTTNEQGRIAELFPARQPFEAGEYRVVFKTGEYFKKIRHDTFFPEIPVIFEVKQTDQHYHIPLLLSPYGFSTYRGS; encoded by the coding sequence ATGAATACTTTGCGCATGACTTTCGCCGCGCTCGGCATGAGTGCTTTCTCAAGCCTGGCGCTGGCCGCTGGAAACCCCTTGAGCGTGCACGTGCTCAATCTGGAAAACGGCTTGCCGTCGCCGGGCATCGACGTGACGCTGGAGAAACACGTCGGCCAGAACTGGCAGCCGTTGGCTCAGGGCACAACCAATGAACAAGGGCGGATTGCCGAACTGTTCCCGGCCAGGCAGCCTTTTGAGGCGGGTGAATACCGCGTGGTGTTCAAGACCGGCGAGTACTTCAAGAAGATCAGGCACGACACGTTCTTCCCGGAGATCCCGGTGATTTTCGAGGTAAAACAGACGGATCAGCACTACCACATCCCGCTGCTGCTCAGCCCGTACGGCTTCTCGACCTATCGCGGTTCCTGA
- a CDS encoding Crp/Fnr family transcriptional regulator: protein MQMRSRLMSGQWFSHLPVSFQDSLLAAARERRLTAGQRLFQRGDAPCGLYAVLDGAVRIGAVSEQGKEALLSLVEAPHWFGEICLFDGQPRTHDAYAVGPCTLLNIPQATLLKLLDEQPVYWRHLALLMSHKLRLTFINLEQLSLLPAPARLAHRLLMIAEGYGELDAPRRVLQLPQEQLASMLSLSRQTTNQILKDFQGQGIIGLGYGEIEILDATRLRALATI from the coding sequence ATGCAAATGCGTTCGCGGCTGATGAGCGGCCAGTGGTTCAGTCATCTGCCGGTGTCCTTTCAGGATAGTCTGCTGGCCGCGGCCCGGGAGCGGCGGCTGACGGCGGGGCAACGGTTGTTCCAGCGCGGCGATGCGCCTTGCGGTTTGTACGCGGTGCTTGATGGCGCCGTGCGCATCGGTGCGGTCAGCGAGCAGGGCAAGGAGGCGTTGTTGAGCCTGGTGGAGGCGCCGCACTGGTTTGGCGAAATCTGTCTGTTCGATGGTCAGCCGCGCACCCATGACGCCTATGCCGTCGGGCCGTGCACCCTGCTGAATATTCCGCAGGCGACGCTGCTGAAACTGCTCGACGAACAGCCGGTGTATTGGCGGCATCTGGCGCTGCTGATGAGCCACAAACTGCGCCTGACCTTTATCAACCTCGAACAATTGAGCCTGCTGCCAGCGCCGGCACGTCTGGCCCATCGCTTGCTGATGATCGCCGAAGGCTACGGCGAACTCGATGCGCCGCGCCGGGTGCTGCAACTGCCGCAGGAGCAACTGGCGTCGATGCTGTCGCTGTCACGGCAGACCACCAACCAGATTCTCAAGGATTTTCAGGGGCAGGGGATTATCGGGCTCGGGTACGGCGAAATCGAAATCCTCGACGCAACGCGCTTACGCGCCTTGGCCACGATCTAA
- a CDS encoding DUF962 domain-containing protein codes for MKSLVDHLSQYAAYHRDPRNIASHFIGIPLIVVAVAVLLSRPEWLLGGFWISPAVVLALASAWFYLRLEVKLGVLMTVLMGLSVWAGHVLAQQSTMVWLSSGVAMFVIGWVIQFVGHHYEGRKPAFVDDVSGLIVGPLFVVAELAFMLGMRHELKEQIEARAGVVRVNPNGKAAA; via the coding sequence ATGAAAAGCCTCGTCGACCATCTCAGTCAATACGCCGCCTACCACCGCGATCCGCGCAACATCGCCAGCCACTTTATCGGTATTCCGCTGATCGTGGTGGCGGTGGCCGTGTTGTTGTCGCGGCCAGAATGGTTGCTGGGTGGATTTTGGATATCTCCAGCCGTTGTGTTGGCGCTGGCCTCGGCGTGGTTTTATCTGCGCCTGGAAGTGAAGTTGGGCGTACTGATGACGGTGCTGATGGGACTATCTGTTTGGGCCGGGCATGTTCTGGCGCAGCAGAGCACCATGGTCTGGCTGAGCAGCGGTGTGGCGATGTTTGTGATCGGCTGGGTGATCCAGTTTGTCGGGCATCACTATGAAGGACGCAAACCGGCGTTTGTCGATGATGTGTCGGGGCTGATTGTCGGGCCGCTGTTTGTCGTGGCCGAATTGGCGTTCATGCTCGGGATGCGGCATGAATTGAAAGAGCAGATCGAGGCGCGGGCGGGGGTGGTGCGGGTTAATCCGAATGGCAAAGCGGCGGCTTAG
- a CDS encoding sulfate/molybdate ABC transporter ATP-binding protein, producing MSIEVRNVSKNFNAFKALDNISLDIHSGELVALLGPSGCGKTTLLRIIAGLETPDQGKIVFHGEDVSGHDVRDRNVGFVFQHYALFRHMTVFDNVAFGLRMKPKNQRPSESQIAVKVHELLNMVQLDWLSDRYPEQLSGGQRQRIALARALAVEPKVLLLDEPFGALDAKVRKELRRWLARLHEDINLTSVFVTHDQEEAMEVADRIVVMNKGVIEQIGSPGDVYENPASDFVYHFLGDSNRLLLSDDNHVLFRPHEVSLSKHELEDHHAAEVRDIRPLGATTRVTLKVEGQTDLIEAEVVKDHDSLIGLAKGETLFFKPKVWQKVASL from the coding sequence ATGTCGATCGAAGTGCGTAACGTCAGCAAGAATTTCAATGCGTTCAAGGCGCTGGACAACATCAGCCTGGACATTCACAGCGGTGAACTGGTCGCGTTGCTCGGCCCATCGGGCTGCGGCAAGACCACGCTGTTGCGGATTATCGCCGGTCTGGAAACCCCGGATCAGGGCAAAATCGTCTTCCACGGCGAAGACGTCTCCGGCCACGACGTGCGTGATCGCAACGTCGGTTTCGTGTTCCAGCACTACGCCTTGTTCCGCCACATGACCGTGTTCGACAACGTCGCGTTCGGCCTGCGCATGAAACCGAAAAACCAGCGCCCAAGCGAAAGCCAGATCGCGGTCAAGGTTCACGAACTGCTGAACATGGTGCAGCTGGACTGGCTGTCGGATCGTTATCCGGAGCAGTTGTCCGGTGGCCAGCGTCAGCGCATCGCCCTGGCCCGCGCCTTGGCGGTAGAGCCGAAGGTGTTGCTGCTGGATGAGCCGTTCGGCGCCCTTGATGCCAAGGTGCGTAAAGAACTGCGCCGCTGGCTGGCGCGGTTGCATGAAGACATCAACCTGACGTCGGTATTCGTGACCCACGACCAGGAAGAGGCGATGGAGGTTGCTGACCGTATCGTGGTGATGAACAAGGGCGTGATCGAGCAGATCGGCTCACCGGGCGATGTCTACGAAAACCCGGCCAGCGATTTTGTTTATCACTTCCTCGGCGATTCGAATCGCCTGCTGTTGAGCGACGATAATCACGTGCTGTTCCGTCCGCACGAGGTGTCGTTGTCCAAGCATGAGCTGGAGGATCACCATGCGGCTGAGGTGCGTGATATTCGGCCGTTGGGCGCGACTACGCGGGTGACGTTGAAGGTTGAAGGGCAGACTGATTTGATCGAAGCCGAAGTGGTCAAGGATCACGACAGTCTGATCGGCTTGGCCAAGGGTGAGACCCTGTTCTTCAAGCCCAAGGTCTGGCAGAAAGTCGCCAGCCTCTAA